A single genomic interval of Nitrospira sp. harbors:
- a CDS encoding carboxypeptidase regulatory-like domain-containing protein, producing MLSTWCKEEAMRTLVRQIVIVACAYGLSLGWVPDIGAYEEMSLSESGSLSGTVNLDGKVPMPKGYNLTTVPDPVYCGRISDGRGWRLLQPFDVGSKQEFRNVVVYLDGIDKGKPFGEYVPPRIEAVDCRFIPFINVVRDLHDVVVVNMDPAFHDIQAYETSHLGPRVLFNVPLPISKRYPREAGLSANFHKHYEGATVTQSVKMTRDRKIFTMQCGFHPYMESWALVADHPYYTVADSEGRFEFTDIPPGTYKVKVWHPYIRDEIEQTITIEPKKEASVSLTVEAPTGRLYANQMVENAYVRYTITEDVQSQIVPTLEKQRIIAPE from the coding sequence ATGTTGTCAACATGGTGTAAGGAGGAAGCGATGAGGACGCTCGTGCGCCAAATTGTGATCGTCGCCTGTGCCTATGGGCTCAGCCTTGGTTGGGTTCCGGATATCGGGGCGTATGAGGAGATGTCTCTTTCCGAGAGCGGATCGCTCTCGGGAACCGTCAATCTCGACGGCAAAGTGCCGATGCCGAAGGGGTACAATCTCACCACCGTGCCGGATCCAGTCTATTGTGGGCGGATTTCCGATGGGCGAGGCTGGAGATTGCTGCAGCCTTTCGACGTCGGCTCGAAGCAGGAGTTTCGCAACGTTGTCGTCTATCTTGACGGGATCGACAAGGGAAAGCCTTTCGGCGAGTATGTGCCCCCGAGAATCGAAGCCGTGGACTGTCGCTTTATTCCGTTTATCAACGTCGTGCGCGATCTCCACGATGTCGTCGTCGTCAACATGGACCCTGCCTTTCACGACATTCAAGCCTACGAGACCTCACATCTTGGGCCTCGTGTCTTATTCAATGTGCCGTTGCCGATCAGTAAACGATATCCTCGTGAGGCCGGGTTGAGCGCAAATTTCCACAAGCACTACGAAGGGGCCACCGTGACTCAATCGGTCAAGATGACGAGGGACCGAAAGATTTTTACCATGCAATGCGGCTTCCATCCCTATATGGAAAGTTGGGCATTGGTTGCCGACCATCCCTATTATACTGTGGCCGACTCCGAAGGGCGGTTCGAGTTCACCGACATTCCACCCGGCACCTACAAGGTGAAAGTCTGGCATCCGTACATCAGGGACGAGATTGAGCAGACGATTACGATTGAACCGAAAAAGGAGGCGAGCGTGAGTCTGACGGTCGAGGCACCGACCGGTCGCCTCTATGCCAATCAAATGGTCGAGAATGCCTATGTTCGGTACACGATTACTGAAGATGTGCAGAGTCAAATCGTGCCGACGTTGGAAAAACAACGTATCATCGCACCTGAATGA
- a CDS encoding sodium:calcium antiporter has translation MFTSWAIFLVSAAVIVYAGTKLSRYGDQIADLTGLGGLWIGVVLMAGATSLPEVFTTVSASLLDAPDLAAGDLFGACMTNMLTLGLIDLMHRQKRVWQQAAFEHALSAGLAMFLTGLAAFFILLGQDIKYGGIGLGSTVVLLFYILGMRVIFRQESVKRRQREQEKVVEGHAREEDDGPSKRDGLKRAALGFGSAAFGLLIAAPFLASSANQIAEQSGVSATFIGTSLVAITTSLPELVTAVAAVRLGAFDLAVGNLFGSNAFNMAAFFFVDVAHQSGPLFNAVSDAHALTALWGILMMSVALMGIIYRVEKRYLLIEPDSLAIILGYCLGLVLLFQ, from the coding sequence ATGTTCACATCCTGGGCGATCTTTTTGGTGAGCGCCGCCGTGATCGTTTATGCCGGTACGAAATTGTCTCGTTATGGGGACCAGATCGCGGATCTCACCGGGTTAGGGGGACTCTGGATCGGTGTCGTGCTGATGGCGGGAGCCACATCGCTTCCGGAAGTGTTCACGACCGTCAGCGCGAGCCTGCTCGATGCGCCGGATCTGGCGGCCGGCGATCTGTTCGGTGCCTGTATGACGAATATGCTGACGCTGGGACTCATCGATTTGATGCACCGGCAGAAACGGGTGTGGCAGCAGGCGGCCTTCGAACATGCGTTGAGCGCCGGATTAGCCATGTTTTTGACGGGGCTCGCGGCGTTTTTCATCCTCCTGGGACAAGATATCAAATATGGCGGCATCGGATTGGGCAGTACGGTTGTACTGCTGTTCTACATTCTCGGTATGCGCGTCATTTTCAGGCAGGAGTCCGTGAAGCGCCGTCAGCGCGAACAAGAAAAAGTGGTCGAAGGTCACGCGCGTGAGGAGGATGACGGACCGAGCAAGCGCGATGGGCTGAAGCGAGCCGCGCTCGGGTTCGGATCAGCTGCGTTCGGTCTCTTGATCGCCGCGCCGTTTCTCGCGAGCTCGGCGAATCAGATCGCCGAACAGTCCGGTGTGTCCGCGACGTTTATCGGCACGTCGCTCGTGGCTATTACGACCTCGCTTCCCGAACTTGTGACGGCGGTGGCGGCAGTCCGGTTGGGCGCATTCGACCTGGCCGTCGGCAACTTGTTCGGCAGCAACGCCTTTAACATGGCCGCGTTCTTTTTCGTGGATGTGGCCCATCAGAGCGGGCCGTTGTTCAATGCCGTGTCGGACGCGCATGCGTTGACTGCCTTGTGGGGTATCCTCATGATGAGTGTGGCGCTGATGGGGATCATCTATCGTGTTGAGAAACGATATCTCCTGATTGAACCGGACAGTTTGGCCATTATCCTCGGCTACTGTCTCGGACTCGTATTGTTGTTTCAATGA
- a CDS encoding cation-translocating P-type ATPase has protein sequence MNAPITTTVREELQRIGTWRLSTEDVARQVEADAEHGLTTEEARRRLDRQGANELPESPPPSLLSLFLSQFTNVIVWVLIGAAVISGLLEDWLDAAAILTIVLLNGVLGFVQEFRAERSLAALRKMSIATAQVVRDGTLRVIPAREVVSGDVVLLEAGDRIPADARLVYATNFHTQEASLTGESTPVEKGADAIDRPDVPLADRSNMVFMGTVAVSGKARALVTATGLNTELGHIATMIQKAAEAERTETPLQQRLAQFGYTLLWLALGVVSVVFVLGYLRGEPAMTMFLTSVSLAVAAVPEGLPAVVTITLALGVTRMVRRNALIRKLPAVETLGSATVICSDKTGTLTKNEMTVTKLFVGEKVFDVTGEGYDPVGEIREALGVKRERPPSAPDPPLMARDPSHLPEELRQLLTASVLCNGATLKEEDGTWQVIGDPTEGALLVAAAKAGLRMEELEPSHQFLGEVPFDPERKMMTIVRQSSGGPVAYVKGAPDVLLGRCTHRLGPNGTIEPLSDSTRAAVLDANAQFAHCALRVLGLGQRRLARQPDSYHSSELEQQLVFLGLAAMKDPLRPEAKIAVQACHAAGIRTVMITGDHKDTATAIAEELRGMKEPIQSLSGSELDRLSDDNLVRTVEQVAVYARVTAEHKLRIVKAWKSTGAVVAMTGDGVNDAPAVKAADIGVAMGITGTDVTKEAADMVVTDDNFASIAAAVEEGRGIFDNIRKAVHFLLSCNVSEVLVMLFATLLGVPLPLLPIQILWMNLVTDGFPALALAVDPKAPDLMKRRPRRPEARLLDRGSLMAIGLEGLMLSAIALGAFTYSLYGLHQDVEQARTVAFTVLVINQLVHAFNCRSDRWSLFQIGVGTNRPLLLAFAFSLGIQIAVLTVPPVAAIFKVAPLPLEDWVLMGATGMLPVAIMEAVKLWRRS, from the coding sequence ATGAACGCACCAATCACCACAACCGTAAGAGAAGAGCTGCAGCGCATCGGCACGTGGCGGCTTTCAACAGAAGACGTGGCTCGACAGGTGGAGGCCGATGCGGAGCACGGTCTTACCACCGAGGAGGCTCGGCGTCGCCTGGATCGCCAAGGTGCCAACGAATTGCCCGAAAGTCCTCCTCCTTCCCTGCTCTCATTATTCCTGTCTCAGTTCACCAACGTCATCGTGTGGGTGCTGATCGGGGCGGCGGTCATCTCCGGTCTCTTGGAGGATTGGCTTGATGCGGCGGCCATCTTGACGATTGTGCTGCTCAACGGAGTGCTTGGGTTTGTACAAGAGTTTCGGGCCGAGCGGTCGTTGGCAGCGCTGCGAAAAATGTCGATCGCGACGGCTCAGGTGGTCCGCGACGGCACGCTGCGAGTGATTCCCGCACGGGAGGTCGTCTCCGGCGATGTCGTGCTCCTCGAGGCCGGAGATCGAATTCCGGCAGATGCACGGCTGGTGTACGCGACAAATTTTCACACACAGGAAGCCTCCCTCACCGGAGAATCGACGCCTGTTGAAAAGGGCGCGGACGCGATCGATCGGCCGGATGTGCCGCTGGCCGACCGATCCAACATGGTCTTCATGGGCACCGTTGCTGTGTCGGGTAAGGCCCGTGCGCTCGTGACGGCCACGGGGCTCAACACAGAACTGGGACACATTGCGACCATGATTCAAAAGGCCGCCGAAGCGGAGCGGACCGAAACGCCACTTCAGCAGCGCCTCGCGCAATTCGGCTACACCTTATTGTGGTTGGCGCTGGGGGTCGTCAGTGTCGTCTTTGTCTTGGGCTACCTGCGCGGCGAACCGGCGATGACCATGTTCCTCACATCAGTCAGTCTCGCTGTGGCCGCCGTTCCGGAGGGGCTCCCGGCTGTGGTGACGATCACCCTCGCCCTGGGTGTCACACGGATGGTCCGACGGAACGCACTCATCCGCAAATTGCCGGCGGTTGAAACGCTTGGTTCCGCCACCGTCATCTGCTCCGATAAAACCGGCACACTCACGAAGAACGAAATGACGGTGACGAAGCTTTTCGTGGGAGAAAAAGTATTTGATGTGACTGGTGAAGGATATGATCCAGTAGGCGAAATCCGTGAAGCGTTAGGCGTGAAGCGTGAGAGACCGCCCTCTGCACCTGACCCTCCACTCATGGCCCGTGACCCATCGCATCTGCCCGAAGAGCTTCGCCAACTGTTGACGGCATCGGTGTTGTGCAACGGTGCGACGTTGAAGGAGGAAGATGGCACCTGGCAGGTGATCGGTGATCCGACGGAGGGGGCCCTCTTGGTTGCGGCCGCAAAGGCCGGCCTTCGTATGGAAGAACTTGAGCCGAGCCACCAGTTTCTTGGAGAGGTTCCGTTCGATCCTGAGCGGAAGATGATGACGATTGTGCGGCAGTCGTCGGGCGGGCCGGTGGCCTATGTGAAAGGTGCGCCGGATGTCCTCCTTGGCCGATGCACCCACCGGCTGGGCCCGAACGGGACGATCGAACCATTGTCGGATTCAACCCGTGCCGCGGTCCTTGACGCCAATGCGCAATTTGCACATTGCGCGCTGCGTGTGCTGGGCCTTGGGCAGCGTCGGCTGGCACGCCAACCTGATTCTTACCACTCGTCGGAACTCGAGCAACAACTGGTCTTTCTGGGCCTTGCCGCCATGAAGGATCCGTTGAGACCGGAGGCAAAAATCGCAGTGCAAGCCTGCCATGCTGCCGGCATCAGGACGGTCATGATTACGGGAGATCACAAGGATACGGCGACGGCGATCGCAGAAGAACTGAGAGGGATGAAGGAGCCGATACAGTCGTTATCCGGGTCGGAACTGGATCGCTTGTCCGATGACAACTTGGTCCGGACCGTGGAGCAGGTGGCGGTCTATGCGAGAGTCACGGCGGAACACAAGCTGCGCATCGTCAAGGCGTGGAAGTCGACCGGCGCGGTTGTGGCCATGACGGGAGACGGGGTGAACGATGCTCCGGCCGTGAAGGCAGCCGACATCGGTGTCGCGATGGGAATCACAGGAACCGACGTCACAAAAGAAGCCGCCGACATGGTGGTGACGGATGATAATTTTGCCTCGATCGCGGCAGCTGTGGAAGAGGGCCGGGGCATCTTCGATAATATTCGGAAAGCGGTGCATTTCTTACTCTCGTGCAACGTGAGCGAGGTGCTGGTCATGCTCTTTGCCACGCTGTTGGGTGTACCGCTGCCGCTACTCCCGATCCAGATTCTCTGGATGAACCTGGTGACGGATGGGTTTCCTGCTCTGGCCTTGGCGGTCGATCCAAAGGCCCCGGACTTGATGAAGCGCCGACCGAGAAGGCCGGAGGCACGGTTGTTAGACAGAGGGAGCCTGATGGCGATCGGCCTCGAGGGGCTGATGTTGAGTGCCATTGCATTGGGGGCGTTCACCTATAGTCTGTACGGTCTCCATCAAGATGTCGAACAAGCGAGGACCGTCGCGTTCACCGTGCTGGTGATCAATCAACTGGTGCATGCCTTCAACTGCCGAAGCGACCGCTGGTCGCTGTTTCAGATCGGTGTGGGAACGAATCGTCCGTTGCTCCTTGCCTTCGCATTCTCCCTCGGCATCCAAATAGCCGTGTTGACTGTTCCACCGGTAGCCGCGATCTTCAAGGTTGCCCCGTTGCCGCTTGAAGATTGGGTGCTGATGGGGGCGACTGGCATGTTGCCCGTTGCCATCATGGAAGCGGTCAAACTGTGGAGGCGTTCCTGA